In one Chelmon rostratus isolate fCheRos1 chromosome 7, fCheRos1.pri, whole genome shotgun sequence genomic region, the following are encoded:
- the LOC121609422 gene encoding von Willebrand factor A domain-containing protein 5A-like isoform X1, with product MNCCGLLTAQKEPVPLKSVEVELEVRDHVATVVSTLNYENKEDKPIEAVFVFPLPGDAAVCHFSATIGQKQIVAEVKEKQEAREDYDDALSSGQQAFLLEESEQSPDIFSLSVGSLPPGESASIRLEYVTELAVQADDGLRFCLPAVLNPRYQPQGSGDSEGASVQVTSVPASLVPYGLSFSARVSSPRPVSKVESKCSLDPLQYLNTEQTQATVKLAAGHKFDRDVELLIYYKDAHQPTAVVEAGQASAEPGSLMGDPVVMLSLYPEFPEAVMSSVSSHGEFVLLLDRSGSMDCITSDSNGQESRIGSARDTLLLLLKSLPMGCYFNIYSFGSSYEHIFPKSVEYSEKTMEEALKKVEAMGANLGGTEILEPLKHIYSQPCIPGQPRQLFVFTDGEVGNTKEVINVVKQNSGSHRCFSFGIGEGASSALINGLAKEGGGHAQFITGADRMQPKVMQSLRFALQPAVKDISVTWDLPKGVCAAVLSPPITALFHGQRSLVYAQLTGQSSEAAEGCVTVKYSLAGHASESELHFSLKPAEDTGLTVHRLAARLLIRSLEMEESEGGEEQDRGVKKKVVELSVQSGVSSAFTAFVAVNKHDGEAIQGPLVHRDVPAPMCGGGMMYMQCCTASFAFSDLDYDNACLDLEDQVLGEAMYTNAAYSLCSDQDQEQHAEMSSDEDLYTEEVQVPVPKQSRRDPLLRLVSLQKASGCWVLDPALAAALGKTSKEVENTKPSAVNQEVWATILALIWLHGFKRDAQEEWELLAMKAVSWLRAQNAACVAECVEAGNAVLGCEVQKDTLGLSFSSEGFLL from the exons ATGAACTGCTGTGGTCTGCTGACTGCCCAGAAGGAACCAG TTCCTCTGAAGagtgtggaggtggagctggaggtgagGGACCATGTGGCTACTGTGGTCTCCACTCTGAACTATGAGAACAAGGAGGACAAACCGATAgaggctgtttttgtcttccctctgcctggagatgctgctgtgtgtcatttCAGTGCCACGATTGGACAGAAACAGATTGTAGCTGAGgtgaaggagaagcaggag GCTCGTGAGGATTACGATGACGCTTTGAGCTCCGGTCAGCAGGCCTTCCTATTGGAGGAGAGCGAGCAGAGTCCGGACATCTTCTCTCTGAGTGTGGGCAGTCTGCCTCCAGGAGAGAGCGCCTCCATCAGGCTGGAGTACGTCACAGAGCTGGCTGTGCAGGCTGATGACGGGCTGAGGTTCTGTCTGCCCGCTGTGCTCAACCCTCGCTACCAACCTCAGG GAAGCGGAGACAGTGAAGGTGCCAGTGTCCAGGTGACCTCTGTTCCAGCCTCTCTGGTGCCCTAcggtctgtctttctctgcccGAGTGTCCTCTCCTCGTCCAGTCTCTAAAGTAGAGTCCAAGTGTTCCCTGGACCCTCTGCAGTACCTCAACACAGAGCAAACCCAGGCCACG GTGAAGTTGGCTGCAGGACACAAGTTTGACAGAGACGTTGAACTGCTGATTTATTACAAAGACGCCCACCAGCCCACTGCTGTGGTGGAGGCAGGACAGGCCTCTGCTGAGCCCG gcTCTCTGATGGGTGATCCAGTAGTGATGCTGAGTCTGTACCCTGAGTTCCCAGAGGCTGTGATGTCTTCAGTCTCCTCACATGGAGAGTTTGTGCTCCTATTGGATCGATCTGGAAGTATGGATTGTATTACCAGTGACAGCAACGGGCAAGAAAGTCGCATTGGCAGTGCCAGG GacactctgctgctcctgctgaagAGCTTACCAATGGGCTGTTATTTCAACATCTACAGTTTTGGGTCCAGCTACGAGCACATCTTCCC TAAGAGTGTGGAGTACAGTGAGAAGACCATGGAGGAGGCTCTGAAGAAAGTCGAGGCGATGGGCGCGAATCTGGGAGGGACGGAGATCCTTGAGCCCCTCAAACACATCTACAGCCAGCCCTGCATTCCCGGTCAGCCTAGACAG CTATTTGTCTTTACTGACGGCGAGGTGGGGAACACCAAAGAAGTTATCAATGTTGTGAAGCAGAATTCAGGTTCCCACAG GTGTTTCTCTTTTGGGATTGGGGAGGGGGCCAGCTCTGCTCTTATCAATGGCTTGGCCAAAGAAGGAGGAGGTCACGCTCAGTTCATCACAGGAGCTGACAGGATGCAACCCAAA GTGATGCAGTCGCTGCGATTTGCTCTGCAACCAGCCGTGAAGGACATCTCAGTCACGTGGGATTTGCCAAAGGGAGTCTGTGCCGCTGTCCTCTctccaccaatcacagcactTTTCCACGGTCAGAGGTCACTGGTTTATGCCCAGCTCACTGGACAG agctcagaggcagcagagggctGTGTGACAGTGAAGTACAGCCTGGCAGGTCATGCCTCTGAGAGCGAGCTCCACTTCAGTCTCAAACCTGCAGAGGACACTGG ATTAACAGTCCACAGGTTGGCTGCTCGGCTTCTCATACGCTCcctggagatggaggagagtgagggtggagaggagcaagacagaggagtgaagaagaaggTGGTGGAGCTCAGTGTCCAATCAGGAGTGAGCAGTGCCTTTACGGCCTTCGTTGCTGTCAACAAACATGACGGCGAGGCGATTCAAGGACCTCTGGTGCACAGAGATGTTCCAGCACCCA tgtgtggtggtggaATGATGTATATGCAGTGCTGTACGGCGTCTTTTGCCTTTTCAGACTTAG attaTGACAATGCCTGTTTGGACCTAGAAGATCAAGTGCTAGGCGAAGCAATGTATACTAATGCAg CATACAGCCTCTGTTCGGACCAAGATCAAGAGCAACACGCAGAGATGTCCAGTGATGAAG ACTTATATACTGAGGAGGTTCAAGTCCCTGTTCCCAAACAGTCTCGCAGAGACCCTTTGCTGAGGTTGGTCTCCCTCCAGAAGGCGTCTGGCTGCTGGGTGCTAGATCCAGCTCTGGCTGCAGCCCTGGGAAAGACCAGCAAAGAGGTGGAGAACACAAAACCTTCAGCG GTGAACCAGGAAGTGTGGGCCACAATTCTGGCTCTGATCTGGCTTCATGGTTTCAAGAGGGATGCTCAGGAAGAGTGGGAGCTTCTGGCTATGAAGGCTGTGTCATGGCTCCGCGCTCAGAATG cagcatgTGTGGCAGAGTGTGTGGAAGCTGGAAATGCTGTGTTGGGATGTGAGGTGCAGAAAGACACCCTGGGACTCAGCTTTTCATCCGAGGGGTTTCTCCTTTAG
- the LOC121609422 gene encoding von Willebrand factor A domain-containing protein 5A-like isoform X2, with amino-acid sequence MNCCGLLTAQKEPVPLKSVEVELEVRDHVATVVSTLNYENKEDKPIEAVFVFPLPGDAAVCHFSATIGQKQIVAEVKEKQEAREDYDDALSSGQQAFLLEESEQSPDIFSLSVGSLPPGESASIRLEYVTELAVQADDGLRFCLPAVLNPRYQPQGSGDSEGASVQVTSVPASLVPYGLSFSARVSSPRPVSKVESKCSLDPLQYLNTEQTQATVKLAAGHKFDRDVELLIYYKDAHQPTAVVEAGQASAEPGSLMGDPVVMLSLYPEFPEAVMSSVSSHGEFVLLLDRSGSMDCITSDSNGQESRIGSARDTLLLLLKSLPMGCYFNIYSFGSSYEHIFPKSVEYSEKTMEEALKKVEAMGANLGGTEILEPLKHIYSQPCIPGQPRQLFVFTDGEVGNTKEVINVVKQNSGSHRCFSFGIGEGASSALINGLAKEGGGHAQFITGADRMQPKVMQSLRFALQPAVKDISVTWDLPKGVCAAVLSPPITALFHGQRSLVYAQLTGQSSEAAEGCVTVKYSLAGHASESELHFSLKPAEDTGLTVHRLAARLLIRSLEMEESEGGEEQDRGVKKKVVELSVQSGVSSAFTAFVAVNKHDGEAIQGPLVHRDVPAPMCGGGMMYMQCCTASFAFSDLDYDNACLDLEDQVLGEAMYTNAAYSLCSDQDQEQHAEMSSDEDLYTEEVQVPVPKQSRRDPLLRLVSLQKASGCWVLDPALAAALGKTSKEVENTKPSAVNQEVWATILALIWLHGFKRDAQEEWELLAMKAVSWLRAQNACVAECVEAGNAVLGCEVQKDTLGLSFSSEGFLL; translated from the exons ATGAACTGCTGTGGTCTGCTGACTGCCCAGAAGGAACCAG TTCCTCTGAAGagtgtggaggtggagctggaggtgagGGACCATGTGGCTACTGTGGTCTCCACTCTGAACTATGAGAACAAGGAGGACAAACCGATAgaggctgtttttgtcttccctctgcctggagatgctgctgtgtgtcatttCAGTGCCACGATTGGACAGAAACAGATTGTAGCTGAGgtgaaggagaagcaggag GCTCGTGAGGATTACGATGACGCTTTGAGCTCCGGTCAGCAGGCCTTCCTATTGGAGGAGAGCGAGCAGAGTCCGGACATCTTCTCTCTGAGTGTGGGCAGTCTGCCTCCAGGAGAGAGCGCCTCCATCAGGCTGGAGTACGTCACAGAGCTGGCTGTGCAGGCTGATGACGGGCTGAGGTTCTGTCTGCCCGCTGTGCTCAACCCTCGCTACCAACCTCAGG GAAGCGGAGACAGTGAAGGTGCCAGTGTCCAGGTGACCTCTGTTCCAGCCTCTCTGGTGCCCTAcggtctgtctttctctgcccGAGTGTCCTCTCCTCGTCCAGTCTCTAAAGTAGAGTCCAAGTGTTCCCTGGACCCTCTGCAGTACCTCAACACAGAGCAAACCCAGGCCACG GTGAAGTTGGCTGCAGGACACAAGTTTGACAGAGACGTTGAACTGCTGATTTATTACAAAGACGCCCACCAGCCCACTGCTGTGGTGGAGGCAGGACAGGCCTCTGCTGAGCCCG gcTCTCTGATGGGTGATCCAGTAGTGATGCTGAGTCTGTACCCTGAGTTCCCAGAGGCTGTGATGTCTTCAGTCTCCTCACATGGAGAGTTTGTGCTCCTATTGGATCGATCTGGAAGTATGGATTGTATTACCAGTGACAGCAACGGGCAAGAAAGTCGCATTGGCAGTGCCAGG GacactctgctgctcctgctgaagAGCTTACCAATGGGCTGTTATTTCAACATCTACAGTTTTGGGTCCAGCTACGAGCACATCTTCCC TAAGAGTGTGGAGTACAGTGAGAAGACCATGGAGGAGGCTCTGAAGAAAGTCGAGGCGATGGGCGCGAATCTGGGAGGGACGGAGATCCTTGAGCCCCTCAAACACATCTACAGCCAGCCCTGCATTCCCGGTCAGCCTAGACAG CTATTTGTCTTTACTGACGGCGAGGTGGGGAACACCAAAGAAGTTATCAATGTTGTGAAGCAGAATTCAGGTTCCCACAG GTGTTTCTCTTTTGGGATTGGGGAGGGGGCCAGCTCTGCTCTTATCAATGGCTTGGCCAAAGAAGGAGGAGGTCACGCTCAGTTCATCACAGGAGCTGACAGGATGCAACCCAAA GTGATGCAGTCGCTGCGATTTGCTCTGCAACCAGCCGTGAAGGACATCTCAGTCACGTGGGATTTGCCAAAGGGAGTCTGTGCCGCTGTCCTCTctccaccaatcacagcactTTTCCACGGTCAGAGGTCACTGGTTTATGCCCAGCTCACTGGACAG agctcagaggcagcagagggctGTGTGACAGTGAAGTACAGCCTGGCAGGTCATGCCTCTGAGAGCGAGCTCCACTTCAGTCTCAAACCTGCAGAGGACACTGG ATTAACAGTCCACAGGTTGGCTGCTCGGCTTCTCATACGCTCcctggagatggaggagagtgagggtggagaggagcaagacagaggagtgaagaagaaggTGGTGGAGCTCAGTGTCCAATCAGGAGTGAGCAGTGCCTTTACGGCCTTCGTTGCTGTCAACAAACATGACGGCGAGGCGATTCAAGGACCTCTGGTGCACAGAGATGTTCCAGCACCCA tgtgtggtggtggaATGATGTATATGCAGTGCTGTACGGCGTCTTTTGCCTTTTCAGACTTAG attaTGACAATGCCTGTTTGGACCTAGAAGATCAAGTGCTAGGCGAAGCAATGTATACTAATGCAg CATACAGCCTCTGTTCGGACCAAGATCAAGAGCAACACGCAGAGATGTCCAGTGATGAAG ACTTATATACTGAGGAGGTTCAAGTCCCTGTTCCCAAACAGTCTCGCAGAGACCCTTTGCTGAGGTTGGTCTCCCTCCAGAAGGCGTCTGGCTGCTGGGTGCTAGATCCAGCTCTGGCTGCAGCCCTGGGAAAGACCAGCAAAGAGGTGGAGAACACAAAACCTTCAGCG GTGAACCAGGAAGTGTGGGCCACAATTCTGGCTCTGATCTGGCTTCATGGTTTCAAGAGGGATGCTCAGGAAGAGTGGGAGCTTCTGGCTATGAAGGCTGTGTCATGGCTCCGCGCTCAGAATG catgTGTGGCAGAGTGTGTGGAAGCTGGAAATGCTGTGTTGGGATGTGAGGTGCAGAAAGACACCCTGGGACTCAGCTTTTCATCCGAGGGGTTTCTCCTTTAG
- the LOC121609422 gene encoding von Willebrand factor A domain-containing protein 5A-like isoform X3, which yields MNCCGLLTAQKEPVPLKSVEVELEVRDHVATVVSTLNYENKEDKPIEAVFVFPLPGDAAVCHFSATIGQKQIVAEVKEKQEAREDYDDALSSGQQAFLLEESEQSPDIFSLSVGSLPPGESASIRLEYVTELAVQADDGLRFCLPAVLNPRYQPQGSGDSEGASVQVTSVPASLVPYGLSFSARVSSPRPVSKVESKCSLDPLQYLNTEQTQATVKLAAGHKFDRDVELLIYYKDAHQPTAVVEAGQASAEPGSLMGDPVVMLSLYPEFPEAVMSSVSSHGEFVLLLDRSGSMDCITSDSNGQESRIGSARDTLLLLLKSLPMGCYFNIYSFGSSYEHIFPKSVEYSEKTMEEALKKVEAMGANLGGTEILEPLKHIYSQPCIPGQPRQLFVFTDGEVGNTKEVINVVKQNSGSHRCFSFGIGEGASSALINGLAKEGGGHAQFITGADRMQPKVMQSLRFALQPAVKDISVTWDLPKGVCAAVLSPPITALFHGQRSLVYAQLTGQSSEAAEGCVTVKYSLAGHASESELHFSLKPAEDTGLTVHRLAARLLIRSLEMEESEGGEEQDRGVKKKVVELSVQSGVSSAFTAFVAVNKHDGEAIQGPLVHRDVPAPMCGGGMMYMQCCTASFAFSDLAYSLCSDQDQEQHAEMSSDEDLYTEEVQVPVPKQSRRDPLLRLVSLQKASGCWVLDPALAAALGKTSKEVENTKPSAVNQEVWATILALIWLHGFKRDAQEEWELLAMKAVSWLRAQNAACVAECVEAGNAVLGCEVQKDTLGLSFSSEGFLL from the exons ATGAACTGCTGTGGTCTGCTGACTGCCCAGAAGGAACCAG TTCCTCTGAAGagtgtggaggtggagctggaggtgagGGACCATGTGGCTACTGTGGTCTCCACTCTGAACTATGAGAACAAGGAGGACAAACCGATAgaggctgtttttgtcttccctctgcctggagatgctgctgtgtgtcatttCAGTGCCACGATTGGACAGAAACAGATTGTAGCTGAGgtgaaggagaagcaggag GCTCGTGAGGATTACGATGACGCTTTGAGCTCCGGTCAGCAGGCCTTCCTATTGGAGGAGAGCGAGCAGAGTCCGGACATCTTCTCTCTGAGTGTGGGCAGTCTGCCTCCAGGAGAGAGCGCCTCCATCAGGCTGGAGTACGTCACAGAGCTGGCTGTGCAGGCTGATGACGGGCTGAGGTTCTGTCTGCCCGCTGTGCTCAACCCTCGCTACCAACCTCAGG GAAGCGGAGACAGTGAAGGTGCCAGTGTCCAGGTGACCTCTGTTCCAGCCTCTCTGGTGCCCTAcggtctgtctttctctgcccGAGTGTCCTCTCCTCGTCCAGTCTCTAAAGTAGAGTCCAAGTGTTCCCTGGACCCTCTGCAGTACCTCAACACAGAGCAAACCCAGGCCACG GTGAAGTTGGCTGCAGGACACAAGTTTGACAGAGACGTTGAACTGCTGATTTATTACAAAGACGCCCACCAGCCCACTGCTGTGGTGGAGGCAGGACAGGCCTCTGCTGAGCCCG gcTCTCTGATGGGTGATCCAGTAGTGATGCTGAGTCTGTACCCTGAGTTCCCAGAGGCTGTGATGTCTTCAGTCTCCTCACATGGAGAGTTTGTGCTCCTATTGGATCGATCTGGAAGTATGGATTGTATTACCAGTGACAGCAACGGGCAAGAAAGTCGCATTGGCAGTGCCAGG GacactctgctgctcctgctgaagAGCTTACCAATGGGCTGTTATTTCAACATCTACAGTTTTGGGTCCAGCTACGAGCACATCTTCCC TAAGAGTGTGGAGTACAGTGAGAAGACCATGGAGGAGGCTCTGAAGAAAGTCGAGGCGATGGGCGCGAATCTGGGAGGGACGGAGATCCTTGAGCCCCTCAAACACATCTACAGCCAGCCCTGCATTCCCGGTCAGCCTAGACAG CTATTTGTCTTTACTGACGGCGAGGTGGGGAACACCAAAGAAGTTATCAATGTTGTGAAGCAGAATTCAGGTTCCCACAG GTGTTTCTCTTTTGGGATTGGGGAGGGGGCCAGCTCTGCTCTTATCAATGGCTTGGCCAAAGAAGGAGGAGGTCACGCTCAGTTCATCACAGGAGCTGACAGGATGCAACCCAAA GTGATGCAGTCGCTGCGATTTGCTCTGCAACCAGCCGTGAAGGACATCTCAGTCACGTGGGATTTGCCAAAGGGAGTCTGTGCCGCTGTCCTCTctccaccaatcacagcactTTTCCACGGTCAGAGGTCACTGGTTTATGCCCAGCTCACTGGACAG agctcagaggcagcagagggctGTGTGACAGTGAAGTACAGCCTGGCAGGTCATGCCTCTGAGAGCGAGCTCCACTTCAGTCTCAAACCTGCAGAGGACACTGG ATTAACAGTCCACAGGTTGGCTGCTCGGCTTCTCATACGCTCcctggagatggaggagagtgagggtggagaggagcaagacagaggagtgaagaagaaggTGGTGGAGCTCAGTGTCCAATCAGGAGTGAGCAGTGCCTTTACGGCCTTCGTTGCTGTCAACAAACATGACGGCGAGGCGATTCAAGGACCTCTGGTGCACAGAGATGTTCCAGCACCCA tgtgtggtggtggaATGATGTATATGCAGTGCTGTACGGCGTCTTTTGCCTTTTCAGACTTAG CATACAGCCTCTGTTCGGACCAAGATCAAGAGCAACACGCAGAGATGTCCAGTGATGAAG ACTTATATACTGAGGAGGTTCAAGTCCCTGTTCCCAAACAGTCTCGCAGAGACCCTTTGCTGAGGTTGGTCTCCCTCCAGAAGGCGTCTGGCTGCTGGGTGCTAGATCCAGCTCTGGCTGCAGCCCTGGGAAAGACCAGCAAAGAGGTGGAGAACACAAAACCTTCAGCG GTGAACCAGGAAGTGTGGGCCACAATTCTGGCTCTGATCTGGCTTCATGGTTTCAAGAGGGATGCTCAGGAAGAGTGGGAGCTTCTGGCTATGAAGGCTGTGTCATGGCTCCGCGCTCAGAATG cagcatgTGTGGCAGAGTGTGTGGAAGCTGGAAATGCTGTGTTGGGATGTGAGGTGCAGAAAGACACCCTGGGACTCAGCTTTTCATCCGAGGGGTTTCTCCTTTAG